A region from the Triticum urartu cultivar G1812 chromosome 1, Tu2.1, whole genome shotgun sequence genome encodes:
- the LOC125510978 gene encoding uncharacterized protein LOC125510978, with translation MLPSLKKAKWKSVPLAVGDNLLVMEAIPKNDQKMEHQSFEVLMYGERPKMFKGVDFFWHSIPPPPYVYAPGYGVDRSGVITACTVVNGSSILISTESLGTYCLDTVSGKWSKPGAWPLPFKGLAEYVPEYDLWFGVSAKGGGVLCASDLGAASAKQTPPVVLQEWEGFAAPEGTELGSHLLHLGAGRFCVAKSIMTTRPQETCCQMCCFHDTTAIVDKLVMFTGVEIQRCGRGLNKVIKHRSFRYSMGACSMAKILY, from the coding sequence ATGTTGCCAAGCCTCAAAAAGGCCAAGTGGAAATCAGTGCCCCTCGCCGTTGGTGACAACCTGTTGGTCATGGAGGCGATCCCTAAGAACGATCAAAAGATGGAACATCAATCTTTCGAGGTGCTTATGTATGGCGAAAGGCCTAAAATGTTCAAGGGGGTGGACTTTTTCTGGCACTCCATCCCCCCGCCGCCTTATGTCTATGCCCCTGGCTATGGTGTCGACCGTTCTGGTGTGATCACCGCGTGCACTGTGGTCAATGGCTCAAGCATCTTGATATCCACAGAGAGCCTCGGCACCTACTGCTTGGACACGGTGAGCGGTAAGTGGAGCAAGCCTGGTGCCTGGCCGCTGCCGTTTAAAGGACTTGCAGAATATGTTCCGGAGTACGATCTCTGGTTTGGTGTCTCGGCAAAGGGTGGTGGCGTCCTCTGCGCATCAGACCTGGGTGCTGCCTCGGCAAAGCAGACGCCGCCGGTGGTACTCCAAGAGTGGGAGGGATTTGCTGCCCCTGAGGGTACCGAGCTAGGATCGCACCTCCTGCACCTAGGTGCCGGTCGTTTCTGTGTCGCCAAGTCGATCATGACAACAAGGCCGCAGGAGACGTGCTGCCAGATGTGCTGTTTCCATGACACTACTGCCATTGTCGACAAGTTAGTGATGTTTACTGGCGTGGAGATTCAGCGCTGTGGCAGAGGGCTTAATAAGGTGATCAAGCACAGATCATTTCGTTATAGTATGGGCGCATGCAGCATGGCCAAGATACTTTATTAG